The following nucleotide sequence is from Podospora bellae-mahoneyi strain CBS 112042 chromosome 1 map unlocalized CBS112042p_1, whole genome shotgun sequence.
CACCGCTGTAGCAGACGGTACCCTCAcagacaccaccagcctttTGCACGGCCTTGATACCAACCTCGAGCTGGTTGATGTCGTTGAGAGCATCGAAGACACGGAAGATGTCGACACCGTTGTCCTTGGCCTGCTTGACGAAGTGGTCGATGGCATTGTCAGGGAGCGAGGCATAAGCAACGCCGTTGGCGCCACGGAGCAACATCTGGaaggggatgttggggatCAACTTGCGCATCTTGCGGAGGCGGTCCCAAGGGTCCTCGTACAAAAAGCGGAAGGCGACATCGAAGGTGGCACCACCCCAGCATTCCAGAGCGTACAAGTTGGAGAGCGCATGGCTGGTCTCCTTGGCaatgttgaggaggtcgactGTGCGGACACGGGTCGCCAGGAGAGATTGATGGGCATCACGCCAGGTGGTATCCATGAGCAAGCAGCCCTTGTAGTTGCGAACAGCCTTGGCGAAAGCCTTGGGGCCTTGTTCGACGATGATGTTGCGCCAGCCCTTTTGCGAAGGCGAAGACACATCGAGCTTCTTGCCAGCATCGTCCAAGAGctcggggatgatgatgtcgccCTTGAACTTGGGCTCACCGATTTGACCCTTGATGCTGCTACCGTTGACGGCGAGGTCACCAAGATAGGCCAGAAGCTTCTGGGCGCGGTTCTGACTGCCAACGAGGTCAAACAGGGACGGGGTATCATCAATAAAGGTCGTCCAGCAGTTGCCATCAATAAATGTTGGGTGGGTCAGGAGAGAGGCCAGGAAGGGGATGTTGGTCTTGACGCCACGAATGCGGAACTCGATAAGAGCGCGAAGAACCTTGCGGCGGGCAATTTCGTACGTTGAGCCGTGGCACGACACCTTGACAAGCATGCTGTCGTAGTAGGGGGTAATGACGGCGCCAGCAAAGCCGTTGCCACCATCGAGACGCACACCGTTACCGCCAGCGGAGCGGTACACCTCGATCTTGCCCGTGTCGGGCTGGAAGTTCTTGGCCGGATCCTCGGTCGTGATACGACACTGGATGGCGAAGCCGCGAGTAGAGATGCGGTCTTGGGTAAGGCCGAGCTGCTCCAGGGTAGCGCCAGCGGCGATCTGGATCTGAGCGGCAACGATATCGATACCCGTGATTTCCTCAGTGATGGTATGTTCGACCTGGATACGAGGGTTGATCTCGATAAAGTAGTAGCGGTTCTGCTGGTCAACCAGGAACTCGGCGGTACCAGCGTTGCGGTAGTTGACAGACTTGGCGAGTCTGACAGCATCGTTCAGGATAGCATCGCGAACGCTGGCGGGAAGATCCTTGGCCGGAGCGATTTCGACGACCTTTTGGTGTCTGCGCTGCACGGAGCAGTCACGCTCGTACAAGTGGACAATGTTGCCATGGTTGTCACCGAGGAGCTGAACCTCAATGTGCTTGGGCTTGTCGAGGAAACGCTCAACGAAGACGGTGCCGTTCCCGAAGGCGCTCTTGGCCTCGGAGGTGGCTCTCTCGAAGGACTCCTTGAGGGAAGCCTCCTCACGCACAACACGCAtaccacggccaccaccgccataagcagccttgatgatgatggggaagcCGTACTTGTCCGTGAAAGCCTTGACTTCCTCAAACTTCTCGACGGCGCCCTCGGTGCCTGGGACGACTGGTACGTTCGCAGCAATGGCAATCTTTCTGGCCGAGACCTTGTCGCCAAGGGCGTCGATCACGTCGGGAGAGGGACCGATGAACTGAGAAAGGGGCGGGTATCAGCGGACAAAAATTCCCTCCTCAGATGGTTGAGTGGATACCTACGATAAGACCGGCAGCCTCAACCTTGCGAGCGAACTCGGCATTTTCAGACAAGAAACCATAACCTATGATAACGGTAAGCCTGAATGTCACTTATGAAATCTCTCTGGAGGACCTACCAGGGTGAATCATCTGAGCACCGTGCTCAACGGCGATCTTGACGATTTCATCGCTGGCAAGGTAGGCGCCAACAGGTGTGTACTGTCCACGCTTGCCAATGACATAAGCCTCATCGGCCTCTGTGGTGTATTTGTTAGTCTGTGTTGACAGGTGCAAAAAACAGCAAGCAGGGTTAGCCTAGGACTGTCAAGAGGCACATACTCTGTCTGTGCATAGAAAGGCGATCCTCATAACTGTAGAAAATCAGCAACTGTTCATATCATCTGAGAGTGGTGTCTTCTGGAAATCTTACCTGAAGATGGCAATAGTGTGAAGTGAAAGTTCGTGGGCCTAGAGCAAGCATTGTCAGAACCGGCTTCTTCGACCCTGGAGAAAAGGGTGGCGTGACCTACCGTTCTAAAGATCTGTAAAGCGCAAGATAATCAGTGAGCAAGCTTGTCATTCCAATTCGAACTCCTCATCGTGGTCCTGAAAAGAAAGGGCGGTTTCTGGGCTCGGACATGGATCGTTACATACACGAATAGCTATCACATGTCAGCATGGAATTCATGTGTCACGTCACGATGGCCGGCCGTCCTCCGGAGGACCGCCAGTGGGAGAGCATCACTTACGAATTTCACCTCTGTTGGCAACTGTAGTTGACACAATAGACGTTAGCTTTTCCCAATGCAAGGAGGACATGGTCTGAGGGGCTTGCTGCAGCTCCTCAAGCCAAAACTAACCCAAGATCTTGTTCAACTGCATAATAGTAGAGTTGGCACGGATGCGATGCACCGTCTGGGCCTCCTTAGggacatccccctcctcgaaGACATCCTCATACTTCTTGTCGTTGTcggcggccatggtgaatCGATTGGCGTGCAAGGACGACGGTCAATTGCagaaggaaagggggaaaaaggggggggaagaagaagtagGAGAAGAGAGGATTCAGAGCCAGCAGGGAGGGATGCCCGCGCCGCTGCAAGGCCGGGTATGACGCCGACAGCGGGGTAgatgtgatggtggggtagGTGTGTGGGCAGCCCCGCGGCCAGGTAGGGGTCAAGGGTGCTAGAGGTGCTTGGGTGGGCTAGAAGCTCTGAAGCTCCGGTTAAACCTTAGCTTGATTTGACGACGACACAAGCTGTGTTTTACCGCTGTCACGCTTTCCCAAAGAGGCAAGGCAAGACAAAGGTCGAGATGGAGATAAGGATTCTTCGGCGTAGGCAGAACTGTACAGCCTGAGGTGACGTTGTAGGGAGCGAGGATGAAAGTGATAACGTCGACACAAAGGAGAAGGACGTGGAAAAGAGGGGAATTTAAAATCAGAATGCGATGATTGTTGAGCTATGTTGTGGCAACTGCAGGCCAACTGGTTGTGCCAGGGGGAAGCGACGATTTTGGATATGAGGGGATTTCTGTCTTGCCAGGAACAGCCCAGAAATGCTGAATGGAGCGAAACAGCCTCACCTCGGTCCTCAcggctctctctctgtgACCGGCCAACAAGTCTT
It contains:
- the PYC1 gene encoding pyruvate carboxylase (EggNog:ENOG503NW8J; COG:C) gives rise to the protein MAADNDKKYEDVFEEGDVPKEAQTVHRIRANSTIMQLNKILVANRGEIPIRIFRTAHELSLHTIAIFSYEDRLSMHRQKADEAYVIGKRGQYTPVGAYLASDEIVKIAVEHGAQMIHPGYGFLSENAEFARKVEAAGLIFIGPSPDVIDALGDKVSARKIAIAANVPVVPGTEGAVEKFEEVKAFTDKYGFPIIIKAAYGGGGRGMRVVREEASLKESFERATSEAKSAFGNGTVFVERFLDKPKHIEVQLLGDNHGNIVHLYERDCSVQRRHQKVVEIAPAKDLPASVRDAILNDAVRLAKSVNYRNAGTAEFLVDQQNRYYFIEINPRIQVEHTITEEITGIDIVAAQIQIAAGATLEQLGLTQDRISTRGFAIQCRITTEDPAKNFQPDTGKIEVYRSAGGNGVRLDGGNGFAGAVITPYYDSMLVKVSCHGSTYEIARRKVLRALIEFRIRGVKTNIPFLASLLTHPTFIDGNCWTTFIDDTPSLFDLVGSQNRAQKLLAYLGDLAVNGSSIKGQIGEPKFKGDIIIPELLDDAGKKLDVSSPSQKGWRNIIVEQGPKAFAKAVRNYKGCLLMDTTWRDAHQSLLATRVRTVDLLNIAKETSHALSNLYALECWGGATFDVAFRFLYEDPWDRLRKMRKLIPNIPFQMLLRGANGVAYASLPDNAIDHFVKQAKDNGVDIFRVFDALNDINQLEVGIKAVQKAGGVCEGTVCYSGDMLNPKKKYSLDYYIDLVDKLVALDIDVLGIKDMAGVLKPHAATLLIGTIRKKYPDLPIHVHTHDSAGTGVASMVACAMAGADAVDAATDSLSGMTSQPSINAIIASLDGTDKQPGLNPAHVRALDTYWSQLRLLYSPFEAHLAGPDPEVYEHEIPGGQLTNMMFQASQLGLGSQWLETKKAYEQANELLGDIVKVTPTSKVVGDLAQFMVSNKLSPKDVIERAGELDFPGSVLEFLEGMMGQPYGGFPEPFRTKALRGRRKLDKRPGLFLEPIDFAKVRKELSRKYGSVTECDVASHIMYPKVFADYKAFIAKYGDLSVLPTKYFLSKPEIGEEFHVELEKGKVLILKLLAVGPLSENTGQREVFYEMNGEVRQVTVDDKQASVENVSRPKADPGDSSQVGAPMAGVLVELRVHEGSEVKKGDPLAVLSAMKMEMVISAPHNGVVSSLQVREGDSVDGSDLVCRITKGDKK